In one Alnus glutinosa chromosome 14, dhAlnGlut1.1, whole genome shotgun sequence genomic region, the following are encoded:
- the LOC133856585 gene encoding proteinaceous RNase P 1, chloroplastic/mitochondrial-like isoform X3 yields the protein MASFTFNTLQRHLFSVTLFRANVSHIKTRVSITDQPPKKNVNLGTAKENGAGFSSARAIDERIERNAVNNLGGSVVEKTESTKDKNVRKNLGFRERRKVGSGNSSLRSKDEKIIVNSTSVGSFVVNEKKEKKPKKGDDKQVGEEHKGKGSKKNESPEFQFRVELDMCSKRGDVLGAIESYDKALREGTKLGQYHYTVLLYLCSSAAVGVICPAKSGSGSRSLNTLDSSNGASSLNSMGSSALGDKSNRNLGDMELDIPVSDNEQQVDVVRSHGTTNKTELNSSSRFDHLSSSSDEKDKLRQYSNEFTKSKAQLLDGLSYPEKGGNNISNTKDGSGNREDHKIQVGEDVKSYALQRGFEIYKKMCLDNVPMNEAALTSVARMAMSMGNGDLAFDMVKQMKPLGVNPRLRSYVPALSSFCNSGDIDKAFAVEKHMLSNGVYPEEPDLEALLRVSVGAGKGDKVYYLLHKLRTSVRKVSPTTADLIVKWFNSKAASRVGKTKWDKSLIKEAIANGGGGWHGQGWLGKGRWSTSYTTVGADGLCKCCGERLAMIDLDPKETENFAESVASIALKREKNSSFQKFQKWLDYYGPFEAVVDAANIGLFSQKRFLPSRVSAVVNGIRQKLPSKKWPLIVLHNKRMTGRKMDEPVNRALIEKWKNADALYATPTGSNDDWNLIKATGIFQLYQNLIMKQKEPGYVLHVLSHVWQGKILPLVLKNHYPFNLTRDMQGQVFELK from the exons ATGGCCTCCTTTACCTTCAACACTCTGCAAAGGCACCTCTTCTCCGTCACTCTCT TTAGAGCGAATGTTAGTCACATTAAAACAAGGGTGTCTATTACAGACCAACCTCCAAAAAAAAACGTGAATTTAGGAACTGCAAAAGAAAATGGCGCTGGGTTTTCTTCTGCAAGGGCTATAGATGAAAGAATAGAGAGAAACGCTGTGAATAACCTTGGTGGTTCAGTGGTGGAGAAGACAGAAtcaacaaaagataaaaacgTAAGGAAAAACTTGGGTTttagagaaagaaggaaagttGGTTCTGGGAATTCTTCTTTGAGGTCTAAAGATGAGAAGATAATTGTGAATTCCACGAGTGTGGGTAGTTTCGTGGTTAatgaaaagaaggagaagaaaccCAAGAAAGGTGATGATAAGCAGGTGGGAGAGGAGCATAAGGGGAAGGGGTCTAAGAAAAATGAATCTCCAGAATTTCAGTTTAGGGTTGAATTGGATATGTGTTCGAAAAGAGGGGATgtcttgggtgcaattgaatCGTATGATAAGGCGCTAAGAGAAGGAACTAAGCTGGGGCAGTACCATTATACTGTACTTTTGTATCTTTGTTCTTCTGCTGCTGTGGGTGTTATTTGCCCAGCTAAAAGTGGGAGTGGTAGTAGGAGTTTAAATACATTGGACTCATCTAATGGAGCTTCTAGTTTGAATTCCATGGGGTCGAGTGCACTGGGAGATAAGAGTAACAGGAATTTGGGTGATATGGAATTGGATATACCAGTTTCAGACAATGAGCAACAAGTTGATGTTGTTAGAAGTCATGGAACTACAAATAAAACGGAGTTGAATTCTAGTAGTAGGTTTGACCATTTAAGTAGTTCTTCTGATGAAAAGGATAAATTGAGACAGTATTCTAATGAGTTTACAAAGTCAAAAGCTCAACTTTTGGATGGACTAAGTTATCCAGAAAAGGGTGGTAATAATATTTCAAACACAAAAGATGGGAGTGGAAACCGAGAAGATCATAAAATTCAGGTAGGTGAAGATGTCAAGTCGTATGCACTTCAAAGGGGATTTGAGATCTACAAGAAGATGTGTTTGGATAATGTCCCAATGAATGAAGCAGCATTGACATCCGTGGCTAGAATGGCAATGTCGATGGGTAATGGTGACCTGGCATTTGATATGGTGAAGCAAATGAAGCCATTGGGAGTAAATCCAAGATTGCGATCTTATGTTCCTGCTCTATCTTCCTTTTGCAATAGTGGAGATATTGACAAAGCATTTGCTGttgagaaacacatgttgtcAAATGGTGTCTATCCAGAGGAGCCTGATTTGGAGGCACTCCTAAGAGTAAGTGTCGGAGCTGGTAAAGGTGACAAGGTGTACTACTTGTTGCATAAACTAAGAACAAGTGTGCGGAAGGTCTCGCCCACTACGGCAGATCTGATTGTTAAATGGTTTAATAGCAAGGCGGCTTCAAGAGTGGGGAAAACAAAATGGGATAAAAGTTTGATAAAGGAAGCAATTGCAAATGGAGGTGGAGGCTGGCATGGACAGGGCTGGTTAGGGAAAGGAAGGTGGAGCACTTCATACACGACTGTTGGAGCTGATGGTTTGTGTAAATGCTGTGGGGAGAGGTTGGCAATGATTGACCTTGATCCTAAAGAAACAGAGAATTTTGCTGAGTCAGTTGCATCTATTGctttaaagagagagaaaaattcaAGCTTTCAGAAATTTCAA AAATGGCTTGACTATTATGGACCTTTTGAAGCAGTGGTAGATGCTGCTAATATCGGCCTCTTCAGCCAGAAGAGATTTTTACCATCCAGG GTAAGTGCTGTTGTTAATGGAATACGCCAAAAGCTTCCTTCAAAGAAATGGCCTCTCATTGTTTTGCATAACAAGCGTATGACTGGACGGAAGATGGATGAACCAGTAAATAGGGCCTTGATTGAGAAGTGGAAAAATGCTGATGCACTCTATGCAACACCTACTGGGTCAAATGATGACTG GAATCTGATAAAGGCCACTGGCATATTCCAGTTGTATCAGAACCTGATTATGAAGCAGAAAGAACCTGGCTATGTGTTACACGTGCTAAGTCACGTGTGGCAAGGCAAGATTCTGCCACTAGTCCTGAAG
- the LOC133856585 gene encoding proteinaceous RNase P 1, chloroplastic/mitochondrial-like isoform X2: MASFTFNTLQRHLFSVTLFRANVSHIKTRVSITDQPPKKNVNLGTAKENGAGFSSARAIDERIERNAVNNLGGSVVEKTESTKDKNVRKNLGFRERRKVGSGNSSLRSKDEKIIVNSTSVGSFVVNEKKEKKPKKGDDKQVGEEHKGKGSKKNESPEFQFRVELDMCSKRGDVLGAIESYDKALREGTKLGQYHYTVLLYLCSSAAVGVICPAKSGSGSRSLNTLDSSNGASSLNSMGSSALGDKSNRNLGDMELDIPVSDNEQQVDVVRSHGTTNKTELNSSSRFDHLSSSSDEKDKLRQYSNEFTKSKAQLLDGLSYPEKGGNNISNTKDGSGNREDHKIQVGEDVKSYALQRGFEIYKKMCLDNVPMNEAALTSVARMAMSMGNGDLAFDMVKQMKPLGVNPRLRSYVPALSSFCNSGDIDKAFAVEKHMLSNGVYPEEPDLEALLRVSVGAGKGDKVYYLLHKLRTSVRKVSPTTADLIVKWFNSKAASRVGKTKWDKSLIKEAIANGGGGWHGQGWLGKGRWSTSYTTVGADGLCKCCGERLAMIDLDPKETENFAESVASIALKREKNSSFQKFQKWLDYYGPFEAVVDAANIGLFSQKRFLPSRVSAVVNGIRQKLPSKKWPLIVLHNKRMTGRKMDEPVNRALIEKWKNADALYATPTGSNDDWYWLYAAIKFKCLLVTNDEMRDHTFQLLGNDFFPKWKERHQVHFCFSDAGPIFHMPPPCSVVIQESDKGHWHIPVVSEPDYEAERTWLCVTRAKSRVARQDSATSPEGFRTEVKIKPELSHANPENTKSPSQEIYKSLRDILSESVHSNDNHTILPQIEAAEMFGNCIIDFQI; this comes from the exons ATGGCCTCCTTTACCTTCAACACTCTGCAAAGGCACCTCTTCTCCGTCACTCTCT TTAGAGCGAATGTTAGTCACATTAAAACAAGGGTGTCTATTACAGACCAACCTCCAAAAAAAAACGTGAATTTAGGAACTGCAAAAGAAAATGGCGCTGGGTTTTCTTCTGCAAGGGCTATAGATGAAAGAATAGAGAGAAACGCTGTGAATAACCTTGGTGGTTCAGTGGTGGAGAAGACAGAAtcaacaaaagataaaaacgTAAGGAAAAACTTGGGTTttagagaaagaaggaaagttGGTTCTGGGAATTCTTCTTTGAGGTCTAAAGATGAGAAGATAATTGTGAATTCCACGAGTGTGGGTAGTTTCGTGGTTAatgaaaagaaggagaagaaaccCAAGAAAGGTGATGATAAGCAGGTGGGAGAGGAGCATAAGGGGAAGGGGTCTAAGAAAAATGAATCTCCAGAATTTCAGTTTAGGGTTGAATTGGATATGTGTTCGAAAAGAGGGGATgtcttgggtgcaattgaatCGTATGATAAGGCGCTAAGAGAAGGAACTAAGCTGGGGCAGTACCATTATACTGTACTTTTGTATCTTTGTTCTTCTGCTGCTGTGGGTGTTATTTGCCCAGCTAAAAGTGGGAGTGGTAGTAGGAGTTTAAATACATTGGACTCATCTAATGGAGCTTCTAGTTTGAATTCCATGGGGTCGAGTGCACTGGGAGATAAGAGTAACAGGAATTTGGGTGATATGGAATTGGATATACCAGTTTCAGACAATGAGCAACAAGTTGATGTTGTTAGAAGTCATGGAACTACAAATAAAACGGAGTTGAATTCTAGTAGTAGGTTTGACCATTTAAGTAGTTCTTCTGATGAAAAGGATAAATTGAGACAGTATTCTAATGAGTTTACAAAGTCAAAAGCTCAACTTTTGGATGGACTAAGTTATCCAGAAAAGGGTGGTAATAATATTTCAAACACAAAAGATGGGAGTGGAAACCGAGAAGATCATAAAATTCAGGTAGGTGAAGATGTCAAGTCGTATGCACTTCAAAGGGGATTTGAGATCTACAAGAAGATGTGTTTGGATAATGTCCCAATGAATGAAGCAGCATTGACATCCGTGGCTAGAATGGCAATGTCGATGGGTAATGGTGACCTGGCATTTGATATGGTGAAGCAAATGAAGCCATTGGGAGTAAATCCAAGATTGCGATCTTATGTTCCTGCTCTATCTTCCTTTTGCAATAGTGGAGATATTGACAAAGCATTTGCTGttgagaaacacatgttgtcAAATGGTGTCTATCCAGAGGAGCCTGATTTGGAGGCACTCCTAAGAGTAAGTGTCGGAGCTGGTAAAGGTGACAAGGTGTACTACTTGTTGCATAAACTAAGAACAAGTGTGCGGAAGGTCTCGCCCACTACGGCAGATCTGATTGTTAAATGGTTTAATAGCAAGGCGGCTTCAAGAGTGGGGAAAACAAAATGGGATAAAAGTTTGATAAAGGAAGCAATTGCAAATGGAGGTGGAGGCTGGCATGGACAGGGCTGGTTAGGGAAAGGAAGGTGGAGCACTTCATACACGACTGTTGGAGCTGATGGTTTGTGTAAATGCTGTGGGGAGAGGTTGGCAATGATTGACCTTGATCCTAAAGAAACAGAGAATTTTGCTGAGTCAGTTGCATCTATTGctttaaagagagagaaaaattcaAGCTTTCAGAAATTTCAA AAATGGCTTGACTATTATGGACCTTTTGAAGCAGTGGTAGATGCTGCTAATATCGGCCTCTTCAGCCAGAAGAGATTTTTACCATCCAGG GTAAGTGCTGTTGTTAATGGAATACGCCAAAAGCTTCCTTCAAAGAAATGGCCTCTCATTGTTTTGCATAACAAGCGTATGACTGGACGGAAGATGGATGAACCAGTAAATAGGGCCTTGATTGAGAAGTGGAAAAATGCTGATGCACTCTATGCAACACCTACTGGGTCAAATGATGACTG GTACTGGTTGTATGCAGCTATAAAGTTTAAGTGCTTACTCGTGACCAATGATGAGATGAGAGACCATACATTTCAACTTCTAGGAAATGACTTTTTTCCAAAATGGAAAGAGAGGCACCAA gtGCATTTCTGTTTTTCTGATGCTGGTCCAATCTTTCACATGCCTCCTCCTTGCTCTGTTGTGATTCAG GAATCTGATAAAGGCCACTGGCATATTCCAGTTGTATCAGAACCTGATTATGAAGCAGAAAGAACCTGGCTATGTGTTACACGTGCTAAGTCACGTGTGGCAAGGCAAGATTCTGCCACTAGTCCTGAAG
- the LOC133856585 gene encoding proteinaceous RNase P 1, chloroplastic/mitochondrial-like isoform X1 yields MASFTFNTLQRHLFSVTLFRANVSHIKTRVSITDQPPKKNVNLGTAKENGAGFSSARAIDERIERNAVNNLGGSVVEKTESTKDKNVRKNLGFRERRKVGSGNSSLRSKDEKIIVNSTSVGSFVVNEKKEKKPKKGDDKQVGEEHKGKGSKKNESPEFQFRVELDMCSKRGDVLGAIESYDKALREGTKLGQYHYTVLLYLCSSAAVGVICPAKSGSGSRSLNTLDSSNGASSLNSMGSSALGDKSNRNLGDMELDIPVSDNEQQVDVVRSHGTTNKTELNSSSRFDHLSSSSDEKDKLRQYSNEFTKSKAQLLDGLSYPEKGGNNISNTKDGSGNREDHKIQVGEDVKSYALQRGFEIYKKMCLDNVPMNEAALTSVARMAMSMGNGDLAFDMVKQMKPLGVNPRLRSYVPALSSFCNSGDIDKAFAVEKHMLSNGVYPEEPDLEALLRVSVGAGKGDKVYYLLHKLRTSVRKVSPTTADLIVKWFNSKAASRVGKTKWDKSLIKEAIANGGGGWHGQGWLGKGRWSTSYTTVGADGLCKCCGERLAMIDLDPKETENFAESVASIALKREKNSSFQKFQKWLDYYGPFEAVVDAANIGLFSQKRFLPSRVSAVVNGIRQKLPSKKWPLIVLHNKRMTGRKMDEPVNRALIEKWKNADALYATPTGSNDDWYWLYAAIKFKCLLVTNDEMRDHTFQLLGNDFFPKWKERHQVHFCFSDAGPIFHMPPPCSVVIQESDKGHWHIPVVSEPDYEAERTWLCVTRAKSRVARQDSATSPEESLSLQSNEGHARSGFRTEVKIKPELSHANPENTKSPSQEIYKSLRDILSESVHSNDNHTILPQIEAAEMFGNCIIDFQI; encoded by the exons ATGGCCTCCTTTACCTTCAACACTCTGCAAAGGCACCTCTTCTCCGTCACTCTCT TTAGAGCGAATGTTAGTCACATTAAAACAAGGGTGTCTATTACAGACCAACCTCCAAAAAAAAACGTGAATTTAGGAACTGCAAAAGAAAATGGCGCTGGGTTTTCTTCTGCAAGGGCTATAGATGAAAGAATAGAGAGAAACGCTGTGAATAACCTTGGTGGTTCAGTGGTGGAGAAGACAGAAtcaacaaaagataaaaacgTAAGGAAAAACTTGGGTTttagagaaagaaggaaagttGGTTCTGGGAATTCTTCTTTGAGGTCTAAAGATGAGAAGATAATTGTGAATTCCACGAGTGTGGGTAGTTTCGTGGTTAatgaaaagaaggagaagaaaccCAAGAAAGGTGATGATAAGCAGGTGGGAGAGGAGCATAAGGGGAAGGGGTCTAAGAAAAATGAATCTCCAGAATTTCAGTTTAGGGTTGAATTGGATATGTGTTCGAAAAGAGGGGATgtcttgggtgcaattgaatCGTATGATAAGGCGCTAAGAGAAGGAACTAAGCTGGGGCAGTACCATTATACTGTACTTTTGTATCTTTGTTCTTCTGCTGCTGTGGGTGTTATTTGCCCAGCTAAAAGTGGGAGTGGTAGTAGGAGTTTAAATACATTGGACTCATCTAATGGAGCTTCTAGTTTGAATTCCATGGGGTCGAGTGCACTGGGAGATAAGAGTAACAGGAATTTGGGTGATATGGAATTGGATATACCAGTTTCAGACAATGAGCAACAAGTTGATGTTGTTAGAAGTCATGGAACTACAAATAAAACGGAGTTGAATTCTAGTAGTAGGTTTGACCATTTAAGTAGTTCTTCTGATGAAAAGGATAAATTGAGACAGTATTCTAATGAGTTTACAAAGTCAAAAGCTCAACTTTTGGATGGACTAAGTTATCCAGAAAAGGGTGGTAATAATATTTCAAACACAAAAGATGGGAGTGGAAACCGAGAAGATCATAAAATTCAGGTAGGTGAAGATGTCAAGTCGTATGCACTTCAAAGGGGATTTGAGATCTACAAGAAGATGTGTTTGGATAATGTCCCAATGAATGAAGCAGCATTGACATCCGTGGCTAGAATGGCAATGTCGATGGGTAATGGTGACCTGGCATTTGATATGGTGAAGCAAATGAAGCCATTGGGAGTAAATCCAAGATTGCGATCTTATGTTCCTGCTCTATCTTCCTTTTGCAATAGTGGAGATATTGACAAAGCATTTGCTGttgagaaacacatgttgtcAAATGGTGTCTATCCAGAGGAGCCTGATTTGGAGGCACTCCTAAGAGTAAGTGTCGGAGCTGGTAAAGGTGACAAGGTGTACTACTTGTTGCATAAACTAAGAACAAGTGTGCGGAAGGTCTCGCCCACTACGGCAGATCTGATTGTTAAATGGTTTAATAGCAAGGCGGCTTCAAGAGTGGGGAAAACAAAATGGGATAAAAGTTTGATAAAGGAAGCAATTGCAAATGGAGGTGGAGGCTGGCATGGACAGGGCTGGTTAGGGAAAGGAAGGTGGAGCACTTCATACACGACTGTTGGAGCTGATGGTTTGTGTAAATGCTGTGGGGAGAGGTTGGCAATGATTGACCTTGATCCTAAAGAAACAGAGAATTTTGCTGAGTCAGTTGCATCTATTGctttaaagagagagaaaaattcaAGCTTTCAGAAATTTCAA AAATGGCTTGACTATTATGGACCTTTTGAAGCAGTGGTAGATGCTGCTAATATCGGCCTCTTCAGCCAGAAGAGATTTTTACCATCCAGG GTAAGTGCTGTTGTTAATGGAATACGCCAAAAGCTTCCTTCAAAGAAATGGCCTCTCATTGTTTTGCATAACAAGCGTATGACTGGACGGAAGATGGATGAACCAGTAAATAGGGCCTTGATTGAGAAGTGGAAAAATGCTGATGCACTCTATGCAACACCTACTGGGTCAAATGATGACTG GTACTGGTTGTATGCAGCTATAAAGTTTAAGTGCTTACTCGTGACCAATGATGAGATGAGAGACCATACATTTCAACTTCTAGGAAATGACTTTTTTCCAAAATGGAAAGAGAGGCACCAA gtGCATTTCTGTTTTTCTGATGCTGGTCCAATCTTTCACATGCCTCCTCCTTGCTCTGTTGTGATTCAG GAATCTGATAAAGGCCACTGGCATATTCCAGTTGTATCAGAACCTGATTATGAAGCAGAAAGAACCTGGCTATGTGTTACACGTGCTAAGTCACGTGTGGCAAGGCAAGATTCTGCCACTAGTCCTGAAG
- the LOC133856585 gene encoding proteinaceous RNase P 1, chloroplastic/mitochondrial-like isoform X4, giving the protein MASFTFNTLQRHLFSVTLFRANVSHIKTRVSITDQPPKKNVNLGTAKENGAGFSSARAIDERIERNAVNNLGGSVVEKTESTKDKNVRKNLGFRERRKVGSGNSSLRSKDEKIIVNSTSVGSFVVNEKKEKKPKKGDDKQVGEEHKGKGSKKNESPEFQFRVELDMCSKRGDVLGAIESYDKALREGTKLGQYHYTVLLYLCSSAAVGVICPAKSGSGSRSLNTLDSSNGASSLNSMGSSALGDKSNRNLGDMELDIPVSDNEQQVDVVRSHGTTNKTELNSSSRFDHLSSSSDEKDKLRQYSNEFTKSKAQLLDGLSYPEKGGNNISNTKDGSGNREDHKIQVGEDVKSYALQRGFEIYKKMCLDNVPMNEAALTSVARMAMSMGNGDLAFDMVKQMKPLGVNPRLRSYVPALSSFCNSGDIDKAFAVEKHMLSNGVYPEEPDLEALLRVSVGAGKGDKVYYLLHKLRTSVRKVSPTTADLIVKWFNSKAASRVGKTKWDKSLIKEAIANGGGGWHGQGWLGKGRWSTSYTTVGADGLCKCCGERLAMIDLDPKETENFAESVASIALKREKNSSFQKFQKWLDYYGPFEAVVDAANIGLFSQKRFLPSRVSAVVNGIRQKLPSKKWPLIVLHNKRMTGRKMDEPVNRALIEKWKNADALYATPTGSNDDWNLIKATGIFQLYQNLIMKQKEPGYVLHVLSHVWQGKILPLVLKVFELK; this is encoded by the exons ATGGCCTCCTTTACCTTCAACACTCTGCAAAGGCACCTCTTCTCCGTCACTCTCT TTAGAGCGAATGTTAGTCACATTAAAACAAGGGTGTCTATTACAGACCAACCTCCAAAAAAAAACGTGAATTTAGGAACTGCAAAAGAAAATGGCGCTGGGTTTTCTTCTGCAAGGGCTATAGATGAAAGAATAGAGAGAAACGCTGTGAATAACCTTGGTGGTTCAGTGGTGGAGAAGACAGAAtcaacaaaagataaaaacgTAAGGAAAAACTTGGGTTttagagaaagaaggaaagttGGTTCTGGGAATTCTTCTTTGAGGTCTAAAGATGAGAAGATAATTGTGAATTCCACGAGTGTGGGTAGTTTCGTGGTTAatgaaaagaaggagaagaaaccCAAGAAAGGTGATGATAAGCAGGTGGGAGAGGAGCATAAGGGGAAGGGGTCTAAGAAAAATGAATCTCCAGAATTTCAGTTTAGGGTTGAATTGGATATGTGTTCGAAAAGAGGGGATgtcttgggtgcaattgaatCGTATGATAAGGCGCTAAGAGAAGGAACTAAGCTGGGGCAGTACCATTATACTGTACTTTTGTATCTTTGTTCTTCTGCTGCTGTGGGTGTTATTTGCCCAGCTAAAAGTGGGAGTGGTAGTAGGAGTTTAAATACATTGGACTCATCTAATGGAGCTTCTAGTTTGAATTCCATGGGGTCGAGTGCACTGGGAGATAAGAGTAACAGGAATTTGGGTGATATGGAATTGGATATACCAGTTTCAGACAATGAGCAACAAGTTGATGTTGTTAGAAGTCATGGAACTACAAATAAAACGGAGTTGAATTCTAGTAGTAGGTTTGACCATTTAAGTAGTTCTTCTGATGAAAAGGATAAATTGAGACAGTATTCTAATGAGTTTACAAAGTCAAAAGCTCAACTTTTGGATGGACTAAGTTATCCAGAAAAGGGTGGTAATAATATTTCAAACACAAAAGATGGGAGTGGAAACCGAGAAGATCATAAAATTCAGGTAGGTGAAGATGTCAAGTCGTATGCACTTCAAAGGGGATTTGAGATCTACAAGAAGATGTGTTTGGATAATGTCCCAATGAATGAAGCAGCATTGACATCCGTGGCTAGAATGGCAATGTCGATGGGTAATGGTGACCTGGCATTTGATATGGTGAAGCAAATGAAGCCATTGGGAGTAAATCCAAGATTGCGATCTTATGTTCCTGCTCTATCTTCCTTTTGCAATAGTGGAGATATTGACAAAGCATTTGCTGttgagaaacacatgttgtcAAATGGTGTCTATCCAGAGGAGCCTGATTTGGAGGCACTCCTAAGAGTAAGTGTCGGAGCTGGTAAAGGTGACAAGGTGTACTACTTGTTGCATAAACTAAGAACAAGTGTGCGGAAGGTCTCGCCCACTACGGCAGATCTGATTGTTAAATGGTTTAATAGCAAGGCGGCTTCAAGAGTGGGGAAAACAAAATGGGATAAAAGTTTGATAAAGGAAGCAATTGCAAATGGAGGTGGAGGCTGGCATGGACAGGGCTGGTTAGGGAAAGGAAGGTGGAGCACTTCATACACGACTGTTGGAGCTGATGGTTTGTGTAAATGCTGTGGGGAGAGGTTGGCAATGATTGACCTTGATCCTAAAGAAACAGAGAATTTTGCTGAGTCAGTTGCATCTATTGctttaaagagagagaaaaattcaAGCTTTCAGAAATTTCAA AAATGGCTTGACTATTATGGACCTTTTGAAGCAGTGGTAGATGCTGCTAATATCGGCCTCTTCAGCCAGAAGAGATTTTTACCATCCAGG GTAAGTGCTGTTGTTAATGGAATACGCCAAAAGCTTCCTTCAAAGAAATGGCCTCTCATTGTTTTGCATAACAAGCGTATGACTGGACGGAAGATGGATGAACCAGTAAATAGGGCCTTGATTGAGAAGTGGAAAAATGCTGATGCACTCTATGCAACACCTACTGGGTCAAATGATGACTG GAATCTGATAAAGGCCACTGGCATATTCCAGTTGTATCAGAACCTGATTATGAAGCAGAAAGAACCTGGCTATGTGTTACACGTGCTAAGTCACGTGTGGCAAGGCAAGATTCTGCCACTAGTCCTGAAG